In Candidatus Omnitrophota bacterium, a genomic segment contains:
- a CDS encoding glycosyltransferase gives MKKIFFPIDAVIFLVLYCALALWLAVVTVYSAFNPRKKKIGKKMLELAHYNINDIEREGLSHPVFEYDLGGYFENIVTVIFSTTDTKESDKIYKPFHRIISVPQQPEGILRRLGFSKTNFALSVIRLLSKCVKAAKEEKATFFRAQDPHMLGLAAFLCSAIAGIPYTIHVLQNYDISTRRVQRIVFPPFIFRSVENGIERMILKNALFVTAGCANYKFYALSHGAMPESVFSSRMPAGKAHLKEPALRKDLKGELGLSGKRVILYVGRLEKVKFVEDLILCFKEVAVLADDARLVIAGMGSLGEDLKAMARRSGLENKTLFLGKVSRDRLVDLYYTADVILFTHAGVTIVEALLAEKPVVAYDHDWAGEVTGYNERGLLAQFRDFRALARCVTEILNDKERAASLGSAGRKFALSYFTRDVISGIERAAFERFE, from the coding sequence ATGAAAAAAATATTTTTTCCTATAGATGCGGTTATTTTCCTGGTGTTATACTGCGCTCTCGCGCTCTGGCTCGCCGTGGTAACGGTATACTCCGCTTTCAATCCGCGCAAGAAGAAGATAGGCAAAAAAATGCTGGAATTGGCGCATTACAATATTAACGATATAGAGCGTGAGGGGCTGTCACATCCGGTCTTTGAATATGACCTCGGGGGCTATTTTGAAAATATAGTCACGGTCATTTTTTCAACTACGGATACAAAGGAGTCGGATAAAATATACAAGCCTTTCCATCGGATAATCAGCGTCCCTCAGCAGCCGGAAGGCATATTGAGGCGTCTCGGTTTTAGTAAGACCAACTTTGCATTGAGCGTTATACGGCTTTTGTCTAAATGCGTCAAGGCGGCGAAGGAAGAGAAGGCGACATTTTTCAGGGCTCAGGATCCGCATATGCTGGGGCTTGCGGCTTTCCTTTGCTCCGCTATTGCAGGGATCCCGTATACCATACATGTGCTCCAAAACTACGATATCTCGACAAGACGCGTCCAGCGGATAGTCTTTCCTCCTTTTATATTTAGGTCCGTTGAGAACGGCATCGAGCGGATGATATTGAAAAATGCCTTATTTGTGACCGCCGGATGCGCCAATTATAAATTCTACGCGCTGTCTCACGGCGCCATGCCTGAAAGCGTTTTTTCATCCAGGATGCCGGCCGGGAAAGCCCATTTGAAGGAACCCGCTCTCCGCAAGGACCTGAAAGGCGAGCTGGGCCTTTCAGGCAAGCGCGTTATACTCTATGTGGGAAGGTTGGAAAAGGTAAAGTTCGTGGAAGACCTCATCCTGTGTTTTAAGGAAGTAGCGGTTTTAGCGGATGACGCAAGGCTTGTGATCGCCGGGATGGGCAGCCTGGGAGAGGACCTGAAAGCCATGGCAAGACGATCCGGCTTGGAGAATAAGACCCTGTTTCTCGGGAAAGTTTCCCGGGACCGTCTGGTGGACCTTTATTACACAGCCGATGTCATACTATTTACGCATGCCGGCGTTACTATCGTGGAGGCCCTGCTCGCTGAAAAACCTGTGGTAGCTTATGACCATGACTGGGCGGGGGAAGTAACAGGATATAACGAGAGAGGGCTGTTGGCGCAATTCAGGGATTTCCGCGCCCTGGCGCGCTGTGTTACGGAAATATTGAATGATAAAGAGCGCGCTGCGTCTCTTGGTTCAGCTGGAAGGAAATTCGCGCTTTCCTACTTTACCAGAGATGTGATATCCGGCATAGAACGTGCCGCTTTTGAGCGGTTCGAATAA
- a CDS encoding oligosaccharide flippase family protein, whose translation MKKMLKATATASSITVSNIFTALVRSKFTAVVLGTSGVGLFSQAFNLLNFSITVASLGIGRGVTKYVSTFSAQDKEEKTSYTISFAVMTQLAATVALAVLMIVFSGFVSRYLFLSESYSRLVLFLAVSIPLIVLSGTFEAVLVGFGHYKNFTYGRVAAALISLVPLFGFIYFMGFRGTFPYLLASSLIAFGIGYYLIYRKVPREVFASIFDFRNLIKRYDKGLSRMILSYGATSFITGGLGLFCVVFLRTILINYFGPEANGLYQVVFAMSANYLTLFTNGIWAYFFPKVSSLSAGPDKQEYMNELNNALRFCLVGVIPFAVCLYILRDVVIRVVFSVKFLPAADLFSTQLAGDMFYLIFYLLCASLLAREKLKMYLGIGLVYNACLVVVFLCAAGHMGLRAITFSYMVSNMAAALILVFYHSRVLGVKISHDNLKLAVKGALVLGAVFFTGDFGILGALLKTVFTAVCIYFILTEHERGKVFGYIRSKLSYGRR comes from the coding sequence ATGAAAAAGATGCTTAAAGCGACGGCTACGGCAAGCTCGATAACCGTATCCAATATCTTTACGGCGCTGGTTAGGTCCAAGTTTACGGCTGTTGTTCTCGGAACCTCGGGCGTAGGGCTTTTTTCCCAGGCGTTCAATCTGTTGAACTTTTCCATAACGGTAGCGTCTCTGGGCATAGGCAGGGGAGTCACTAAGTACGTTTCCACATTTTCCGCGCAGGATAAGGAAGAAAAGACGTCGTATACGATCTCTTTCGCGGTTATGACGCAGCTTGCGGCTACGGTGGCGCTGGCTGTTTTGATGATCGTTTTTTCCGGTTTTGTATCGCGCTACCTATTCCTTTCGGAAAGTTATTCGAGACTTGTGCTTTTTCTTGCGGTAAGCATCCCTCTGATAGTCTTATCCGGCACGTTTGAGGCGGTGCTTGTAGGATTTGGCCACTATAAAAATTTTACGTATGGCAGGGTTGCGGCGGCCCTTATTTCTCTTGTGCCGTTATTCGGCTTCATATATTTCATGGGATTCAGGGGGACATTCCCGTATCTTTTAGCCAGTTCCCTTATAGCGTTCGGCATAGGATACTACCTGATATACCGCAAAGTGCCGAGGGAGGTGTTCGCCTCTATATTTGATTTCCGTAATTTAATAAAGAGGTACGATAAGGGCTTGAGCCGGATGATCCTGTCATACGGCGCGACGTCTTTTATTACGGGAGGGCTGGGGCTTTTTTGCGTAGTCTTCTTAAGGACTATACTCATTAACTATTTCGGCCCTGAAGCAAACGGCCTTTATCAGGTCGTATTCGCCATGTCCGCGAACTACCTGACGCTCTTTACCAACGGGATATGGGCCTACTTTTTCCCCAAGGTCTCTTCTCTGTCCGCCGGCCCGGACAAGCAGGAGTATATGAATGAATTGAATAACGCTTTGAGGTTCTGCCTTGTCGGGGTTATCCCGTTCGCCGTATGCTTATATATTTTGCGCGATGTTGTCATAAGGGTAGTATTCTCGGTGAAATTCCTTCCGGCCGCGGACCTTTTTTCTACACAGCTTGCGGGAGACATGTTCTACCTGATCTTTTATCTGTTATGCGCATCGCTATTGGCCAGGGAGAAATTGAAGATGTACCTGGGCATAGGGCTCGTATACAACGCCTGCCTTGTCGTGGTATTTCTATGTGCCGCAGGGCATATGGGCTTGAGGGCTATTACCTTCTCGTATATGGTCTCAAACATGGCCGCAGCTCTTATCCTCGTGTTTTATCACAGCAGGGTCCTGGGCGTAAAAATATCTCATGATAATTTGAAATTGGCCGTTAAGGGCGCGCTGGTGCTGGGGGCGGTATTTTTCACCGGCGACTTCGGAATTTTGGGCGCTCTTCTCAAGACAGTCTTTACCGCGGTATGCATCTATTTCATATTGACGGAACATGAAAGAGGAAAGGTGTTCGGATATATAAGGTCCAAATTGAGCTATGGCAGAAGATAA
- a CDS encoding glycosyltransferase: MAEDKISLIIPMRDEEGSANALLASVFEQSRIPDEVVIADGGSTDRTPEIVRSFIDKGYPVNFIKSGDAYPGKARNIAIEASRNELIAMTDAGITVDKAWLENLYKKIKEDASVDVVYGVFEPKKDTIFKRYSSIAFVPPKRHVDGRQMRTFFLASMLLKKRVWRDIGGLPEDLRSAEDRIFMEEIKAKGYKTLFAPDALVTWDIPRGPKELFGRFFLYSYHGARAGRMKDWHIPVIRIYSVLLLMAAMGIVISPLFFYAPLLLLMARAFGLILEREEGGLWHKLDPMQFAVVFFCMLLIDAAMFSGMVKYFLINRKERCA, encoded by the coding sequence ATGGCAGAAGATAAGATAAGTCTTATTATACCGATGCGGGACGAAGAGGGCTCGGCAAACGCTTTGCTGGCATCGGTGTTCGAACAGAGCCGGATACCTGATGAAGTTGTAATTGCGGACGGCGGGTCGACCGACAGGACGCCGGAGATAGTGCGGTCTTTTATAGATAAGGGATATCCGGTAAATTTTATAAAGTCGGGCGACGCTTATCCGGGGAAGGCCAGGAATATCGCGATAGAGGCGTCGCGCAATGAGCTCATAGCGATGACCGACGCGGGTATCACGGTCGATAAGGCGTGGCTTGAGAATCTATACAAAAAGATTAAGGAAGACGCTTCCGTAGATGTCGTATATGGAGTATTTGAGCCAAAAAAAGACACGATCTTTAAACGGTATTCCTCTATAGCGTTCGTGCCGCCGAAGAGGCACGTTGACGGCAGGCAGATGAGGACGTTCTTCCTTGCCTCTATGCTGCTTAAGAAGCGCGTCTGGAGGGACATCGGAGGATTGCCGGAAGACCTGAGGTCAGCGGAAGACAGGATATTCATGGAAGAGATAAAAGCGAAGGGATATAAGACGCTCTTCGCTCCCGACGCGCTTGTGACTTGGGACATACCGAGGGGGCCGAAAGAATTATTCGGCAGGTTTTTTCTCTATTCGTATCACGGCGCGCGGGCCGGAAGGATGAAGGATTGGCATATACCGGTGATCCGGATATATTCCGTTCTCTTGCTCATGGCCGCTATGGGGATAGTCATTTCGCCGCTCTTTTTTTACGCGCCTCTATTGCTTCTCATGGCAAGAGCTTTCGGGCTTATCCTGGAGAGGGAAGAGGGCGGGCTTTGGCATAAGCTAGATCCTATGCAATTCGCCGTGGTATTTTTCTGCATGCTTCTTATAGATGCAGCCATGTTCTCAGGCATGGTGAAGTATTTCTTAATAAATAGGAAAGAAAGATGCGCATAA
- a CDS encoding radical SAM protein, translated as MRITLIYPLLSRRRASVDENKQFWPPLGLAYLASVLEDAGHSVQIIDRDIVLRQNSLDFGKTDLIMIDRIGQFRSDMVGISATTPNMPDVDHISGVIKKNRDIPIVLGGTHATGEPELSIEELKNVDLVARGEGENIVVSLANGLNWQDINGLTFRKGADIISTPDAEPISDLDKLPLPARHLLEMSYYTRPSRFTSRNLSLRTTSIFTARGCPYRCNFCAGPLIFNGKVRYHSPERVVKEAEELADRYAVEALYFAEDMFLSNKKRAEEVLNLFIQKGLDKRLRWVAQAKASVITEDLLAFMKRSGCIGVEYGFESGSQRVLDLMNKKMKVEESVMAASLAKKAGMRFQANIIVGYPGEKPEDFNMTIKLIKKTRPNMIGFNIFMPLPGTQSYRDLKAAGRELPDWQDVGDQEKTQVNYADMGEGVFEKMYLRARFTTILPINFYNFVKDNIANPARLFSVLTTQFGGIMVKTMRAFPAMLGVKRRKTRVVSRMNILFLSYNGLLEPILPSQGLSYMKELSKKGASFVLLTYEKEKDLRKAGRNGIKDLKESLKKEGIEWHILRYHKYPPIISTVFDLTMGVLWSYFLMIANNIRVVHVRGVTPGFIALALSHIRKIKIIFDMRGFLAEEYAAGGIWKEGSVIYNMVKRLEKNLLKRADAVTVLTNKHYEFNGASGSVKPGSKPMEVVPCCVDLGRFKPDAAEAKRIRKETGIGSRFVFMYPGKIGTFYLMDEMMEFFKCAKALIPESLFLVLTKDAKELIAASAKDHGIDPQDIRIMTAEFDEMPKYLNLADAGIFFINPYKKTGSSPIKMGEFLSSGIPVIINPGVGDTEEIVRSNRVGVVVDKFDSEHYVRGVKEITDLLAGDGGLKERCRDTARSYLSLEEGVNKYYKIYESLIKV; from the coding sequence ATGCGCATAACTTTAATATATCCGCTGTTATCAAGAAGGCGCGCCTCTGTAGACGAGAATAAGCAGTTCTGGCCGCCGCTGGGTTTGGCATATCTTGCCTCTGTGCTCGAAGACGCCGGACACAGCGTCCAGATAATAGACAGGGATATAGTGTTGAGGCAGAACTCTCTCGATTTTGGGAAAACAGATCTTATAATGATAGACAGGATAGGGCAATTCCGCTCGGATATGGTGGGGATAAGCGCAACGACCCCTAATATGCCGGACGTCGACCATATTTCAGGCGTTATAAAGAAGAACAGGGATATACCGATAGTTTTGGGCGGCACCCACGCGACAGGCGAGCCCGAGCTTTCCATAGAGGAGTTGAAGAATGTGGATCTCGTCGCCCGCGGCGAAGGTGAGAATATCGTTGTAAGCCTGGCAAATGGGTTAAATTGGCAGGATATAAATGGACTGACGTTCAGGAAAGGAGCCGATATTATATCGACGCCTGACGCCGAGCCGATATCCGACCTGGACAAATTGCCTCTTCCCGCAAGACATCTTCTCGAGATGTCTTATTACACAAGGCCAAGCAGGTTCACGAGCAGGAACCTGAGCCTTAGGACTACTTCGATATTTACGGCCAGAGGATGCCCGTATAGATGTAATTTCTGCGCGGGGCCGCTGATATTCAACGGAAAGGTCAGGTATCATTCGCCTGAAAGGGTGGTAAAGGAGGCCGAGGAACTTGCAGACAGGTATGCTGTCGAAGCCTTATATTTTGCGGAGGATATGTTCCTGAGCAATAAGAAGAGGGCCGAAGAGGTGCTCAATCTTTTTATACAAAAGGGCCTCGACAAGAGGCTGCGGTGGGTCGCCCAGGCTAAGGCGAGCGTCATCACGGAAGACCTCCTGGCGTTCATGAAGAGGTCCGGGTGCATAGGCGTAGAATACGGGTTCGAATCCGGCTCGCAGCGCGTCCTGGATCTAATGAACAAAAAGATGAAAGTGGAAGAGAGTGTAATGGCCGCGAGCCTGGCGAAGAAGGCCGGCATGAGATTCCAGGCGAATATCATAGTGGGGTATCCGGGCGAAAAACCGGAAGACTTCAATATGACCATTAAGCTTATCAAAAAGACCAGGCCTAACATGATCGGCTTTAACATATTTATGCCGCTTCCGGGAACACAGAGTTACAGAGACCTTAAAGCGGCTGGCAGGGAGCTGCCGGACTGGCAGGATGTCGGCGATCAGGAGAAGACTCAAGTCAATTACGCGGATATGGGTGAGGGCGTATTCGAAAAGATGTATCTAAGGGCCAGATTCACGACGATATTGCCGATAAATTTTTATAATTTCGTAAAAGATAACATCGCCAACCCCGCCAGGCTTTTCAGTGTCCTCACTACGCAGTTCGGCGGGATAATGGTCAAAACCATGCGGGCGTTTCCGGCGATGCTCGGTGTTAAAAGACGGAAAACACGTGTTGTTTCCCGCATGAATATATTATTCCTGTCTTACAACGGACTTTTAGAGCCTATACTGCCATCCCAGGGTTTGTCTTATATGAAAGAGCTGAGCAAAAAAGGAGCGAGTTTTGTCCTGTTGACGTATGAGAAAGAGAAAGACCTGAGAAAGGCCGGAAGGAACGGAATAAAAGACCTGAAAGAGAGCCTTAAAAAAGAAGGTATAGAATGGCATATCCTGAGGTATCATAAATATCCACCGATAATATCGACCGTATTCGATCTTACGATGGGCGTGTTATGGTCGTATTTTTTAATGATAGCGAATAATATCAGAGTGGTCCATGTTAGGGGCGTTACGCCCGGTTTTATCGCGCTCGCCCTGTCCCATATCAGGAAGATTAAAATAATTTTCGATATGAGGGGTTTCCTGGCGGAAGAATATGCCGCCGGCGGGATATGGAAAGAGGGAAGCGTTATCTATAATATGGTAAAGCGTCTCGAGAAGAATCTTTTAAAACGCGCCGACGCCGTCACAGTTCTTACTAACAAGCACTATGAGTTTAACGGGGCTTCCGGTTCCGTGAAGCCGGGTTCAAAACCTATGGAGGTCGTGCCATGCTGCGTAGACCTCGGTCGATTCAAACCGGACGCCGCGGAGGCTAAGCGTATCAGAAAAGAGACCGGCATCGGCAGCCGGTTCGTCTTCATGTATCCCGGTAAGATAGGGACGTTCTATCTTATGGACGAAATGATGGAGTTCTTTAAGTGCGCCAAAGCACTTATACCCGAAAGCCTGTTTTTAGTATTGACCAAAGACGCCAAGGAGCTTATCGCCGCGTCGGCAAAAGACCACGGTATAGATCCGCAGGACATCAGGATAATGACCGCTGAATTTGATGAGATGCCCAAATATCTTAATCTTGCCGACGCCGGGATATTTTTCATCAACCCGTACAAAAAAACAGGATCGTCGCCTATAAAGATGGGAGAGTTCCTTTCTTCCGGTATCCCGGTTATAATAAATCCGGGGGTCGGCGATACCGAGGAGATAGTCAGGTCGAACCGCGTCGGTGTAGTCGTTGATAAATTCGACAGTGAACATTATGTAAGAGGGGTCAAAGAAATAACGGACCTCCTCGCCGGGGACGGCGGACTGAAAGAACGGTGCAGGGACACTGCAAGAAGTTATTTATCGCTGGAAGAAGGCGTTAATAAATATTACAAAATATACGAAAGCCTGATCAAGGTATGA
- a CDS encoding glycosyltransferase family 4 protein, giving the protein MKVLFIVPYPNEGASNRLRVEQFLPYLRANGIEYTLRPFIGRGFYRILYLRHKYLKKILFFIFATVARISDIFRAMAHDIIFIHREAYPFGPPVFEHIFRCLGKPIIYDFDDAIFLRNTSGINNYIERFKNPGKISGIVSLSRYVIAGNRYLRDFAARFNINVIIIPTTIDTDMYRPPARRPDKKEVVIGWIGSNTTRRFLRDMEDVFKELSARYDNLVFKIVGGYHHSELKNVVNIEWSMEREIELLGTFDIGIMPMPDDEWTRGKCAFKAILYMACGIVPVCSPVGVNTEVVQDGVNGYLANDKSEWVGKLSALIEDRGLRERMAASARALVEKKYSVKTYEPVFLRTLRAAGSENG; this is encoded by the coding sequence ATGAAAGTGTTATTTATAGTTCCGTATCCGAACGAAGGCGCCTCTAACCGTCTCAGGGTGGAGCAGTTCCTGCCGTATTTAAGAGCGAACGGCATAGAATATACCTTAAGGCCGTTTATCGGAAGGGGCTTTTACAGGATATTATACCTGCGTCATAAATACTTGAAGAAGATATTGTTCTTCATTTTTGCCACAGTGGCCAGGATCTCGGACATATTCAGGGCCATGGCGCATGATATAATATTTATTCACCGCGAGGCGTATCCATTCGGCCCGCCCGTATTCGAACATATATTCCGCTGTCTCGGCAAGCCGATCATATACGATTTCGACGACGCGATATTTTTGCGCAATACGAGCGGTATAAATAATTACATCGAGAGGTTTAAGAATCCGGGTAAGATATCGGGGATAGTAAGCCTAAGCCGGTATGTCATAGCCGGCAACCGGTATCTTCGCGATTTCGCGGCTAGATTTAATATAAATGTTATAATAATACCCACCACCATAGATACCGATATGTACCGTCCGCCGGCCAGGCGGCCGGACAAAAAAGAAGTGGTCATAGGATGGATAGGGAGCAATACGACAAGAAGGTTCCTGCGGGATATGGAGGACGTATTCAAAGAATTGTCCGCCCGTTACGACAATCTGGTATTCAAGATCGTCGGCGGTTATCATCACTCCGAATTAAAGAACGTCGTGAATATTGAATGGTCCATGGAAAGAGAGATAGAGCTCCTGGGGACATTCGATATCGGCATAATGCCGATGCCGGACGATGAATGGACGCGCGGGAAGTGCGCTTTCAAGGCGATACTGTATATGGCATGCGGTATCGTGCCGGTCTGCTCTCCCGTTGGGGTGAATACGGAGGTCGTGCAGGACGGGGTGAACGGTTACCTGGCCAACGACAAGAGCGAATGGGTCGGGAAACTATCGGCCCTCATAGAGGATAGGGGCCTGAGGGAAAGGATGGCCGCCTCGGCCAGGGCCCTTGTGGAAAAAAAATATTCGGTGAAAACTTATGAGCCGGTTTTTCTCAGGACATTGAGAGCGGCGGGAAGTGAAAATGGCTAG
- a CDS encoding radical SAM protein: protein MARIAFLQHIWYETMGPMYLSASVKARGHECEMFIGREDRILDEITRYRPDIACFSVMTAQFPWAIALAEKIKRSNSDIVVAFGGAHPTFFPEMIEEKSVDVICVGEGELALSELADALDAGKDITAIKNLHVKPGGRVYKNEVRDFVSDIDTLPPPDRALYYKYPFLAKSPEKSFMCGRGCPYNCTFCFNHIYMRLYKDKGPFVRYRKVESVIRELIDVKSKYGLELVYFQDDTWVLNKKWLYEFLPRYKKEVRLPFIAYVRGNMVDDELAFKLKDAGCRVVDMGVETGDEARRNAILKKGITDFDLENAARLFRKHKLMFRTTNMLGLPGETIDQALRTLDVNIKLRPNFSWCSIFQPFPKLELTDMAIAEGYIPKDGSLKIGGSYKTSLLNMPDIKRIVNLQKFFIITVKYPSLSPLVKILIRFPNNALYDVIGFLCYAFMYYRYTGTSFIRLLREAVRMFSEKSYEHVS from the coding sequence ATGGCTAGGATAGCGTTCCTTCAGCATATATGGTACGAGACAATGGGCCCCATGTATCTCTCGGCGTCGGTCAAGGCCCGCGGCCACGAATGCGAAATGTTCATAGGCAGGGAGGACAGGATACTGGATGAGATCACGCGTTACAGGCCGGACATAGCGTGCTTTTCCGTCATGACGGCGCAGTTTCCCTGGGCCATAGCCCTGGCCGAGAAGATAAAGAGAAGTAACAGCGATATCGTCGTAGCTTTCGGCGGCGCGCATCCGACATTTTTCCCTGAAATGATAGAAGAGAAATCTGTCGATGTGATATGCGTCGGAGAAGGTGAACTCGCTTTGTCGGAGCTTGCCGACGCCCTAGACGCCGGGAAGGATATCACGGCTATAAAGAACCTGCATGTAAAACCAGGGGGCAGGGTCTATAAAAACGAGGTCAGGGACTTCGTGTCCGATATCGATACCCTGCCGCCGCCTGACAGGGCGCTCTACTACAAGTATCCTTTTCTGGCGAAAAGCCCTGAGAAATCGTTCATGTGCGGCAGGGGATGCCCTTATAACTGCACCTTCTGTTTCAACCATATATACATGCGTCTTTACAAGGACAAGGGGCCGTTCGTAAGATATCGGAAGGTGGAGAGCGTGATCAGGGAGCTTATCGATGTGAAGAGTAAATACGGCCTTGAGCTCGTATACTTCCAGGACGACACATGGGTGCTTAACAAAAAATGGCTGTATGAATTCCTGCCGCGATATAAAAAAGAGGTGAGGCTTCCCTTCATAGCTTATGTGCGGGGCAATATGGTCGATGATGAACTCGCTTTCAAGCTAAAGGATGCGGGCTGCAGGGTGGTCGATATGGGGGTCGAGACCGGTGATGAGGCGCGCCGCAACGCGATACTGAAAAAAGGGATAACGGATTTCGATCTGGAGAACGCGGCCCGGTTATTCCGGAAGCACAAACTTATGTTCAGGACCACAAATATGCTGGGCCTGCCGGGAGAGACGATTGACCAAGCGCTGAGGACCCTCGATGTCAACATTAAACTCAGGCCGAATTTCAGCTGGTGCTCGATATTCCAGCCGTTCCCAAAACTCGAGCTTACGGATATGGCCATAGCAGAGGGGTATATTCCTAAGGATGGGAGTCTGAAGATAGGGGGGTCATACAAAACGAGCCTTCTGAATATGCCGGACATAAAACGCATCGTAAACCTCCAAAAATTCTTCATAATAACGGTCAAGTATCCGTCGCTGTCGCCGCTGGTCAAAATATTGATACGGTTTCCAAATAATGCCCTGTATGATGTTATCGGATTTTTATGCTACGCTTTCATGTATTACAGATACACGGGCACAAGTTTCATAAGGCTTCTAAGGGAAGCGGTCAGGATGTTCTCGGAAAAAAGCTATGAACATGTATCATAG
- a CDS encoding class I SAM-dependent methyltransferase, whose amino-acid sequence MIVKTYRLKDRGAAGQDISSWTEDWDKVQNLARGAEGTDRNHLSFFLKKYFPRPPARILDGGCGTGRYVISYRSKGYDITGVDFSEETIRRIKAEMGEDYPVQTADITALPFKDDAFDCYLSGGVMEHFEDGPDRALREAHRVLKKGSGILLMTVPYVNVIRRTRLCISGKRKAGGLFHRVVKKCGVDTDSCPGLLFCEYAFDAGSISFYLENNGFKVKKVYPTDFLWGEIGSLLRRFMVSPRASSGTAPQKTVSAGQMVRAGMGRNNAIRDTMYDLFVTENRERLLYRSTIGKLNHLSGHMVLIVARVLPRTAQGEDVHERK is encoded by the coding sequence ATGATCGTAAAGACATACAGGTTAAAAGACAGAGGGGCCGCCGGCCAGGATATCTCGTCCTGGACAGAGGATTGGGATAAGGTGCAAAACCTGGCCCGGGGCGCGGAAGGCACAGACCGAAACCACCTCTCTTTCTTCCTGAAGAAATATTTTCCGCGCCCGCCCGCCAGGATACTCGACGGCGGATGCGGCACGGGCAGATATGTGATATCGTACAGGTCAAAAGGATATGACATTACGGGGGTGGATTTCTCCGAGGAGACTATCAGGCGCATCAAGGCGGAGATGGGTGAGGATTATCCCGTCCAAACAGCTGATATAACGGCCCTTCCGTTCAAAGACGATGCGTTCGACTGCTATTTATCCGGCGGCGTAATGGAGCATTTCGAGGACGGCCCCGACAGGGCGCTTAGGGAAGCGCACAGGGTCCTGAAAAAAGGGAGCGGTATATTGCTTATGACCGTTCCTTATGTCAATGTCATTCGGAGGACACGGCTTTGTATTTCAGGCAAGAGGAAGGCCGGCGGACTTTTCCATAGAGTGGTTAAGAAGTGCGGTGTAGATACGGACAGCTGTCCGGGCCTATTATTTTGCGAATACGCTTTTGACGCAGGCTCGATAAGTTTTTATCTTGAGAATAACGGGTTTAAAGTGAAGAAGGTCTACCCTACGGATTTTTTATGGGGTGAAATCGGTTCCCTGCTGCGCCGGTTTATGGTATCGCCACGCGCATCGTCGGGGACAGCGCCGCAGAAGACAGTATCCGCCGGCCAGATGGTAAGGGCCGGAATGGGACGTAATAATGCGATAAGGGACACGATGTATGACCTGTTCGTTACGGAGAACAGAGAAAGATTGTTGTATAGATCGACGATCGGCAAGCTTAACCACCTGAGTGGTCATATGGTGCTCATAGTAGCCAGAGTTCTGCCGCGAACTGCGCAAGGAGAGGATGTCCATGAGCGAAAATAA